TTCGACTCCACTCCGCCCCAGTAGCAGGTTGGAACCTGTACCGTAAAGGATTTCTTTGGAGTGCTCAATCTGATGTTCATCATTATCTTAAAGCCGAACTCAGGAGAAAGTAAGATTTTGGTTTGTTCCCTCGTCTAATACCTGTCTGCATACTTTTTTGATTAAAAAATTTAACATGAAAAAAATAAGGGAAGGCGACTACTCAGTAAAAAAATATGTTGCTGTGGTTTCGGCCTTTATTGTGGCAGCAAGTTTGTTGGTAGTACTTACTACGTTTGCCATTAATATGCTAACTGCTACGGGGGATCTGAATCGGTTGATGGTTCAGTGGGCCCAGAATAACAGCAACAACGATTCACTAATAGTTGATTACCTGGAGACAGGGGATCAATCATCTCTTCTTGCGTACGAGTCTTCCAAATCTGCACAAAAAGAGGTTGAAAACGTGATTGATGAATTGATGACGGATCAACCCAAAGCTAATATTGTGTTCTCGGTATTTTCATCTGATGAAATACATCCCAATGAGATCAACGGTTTGATCCGAATTTTTACTCTCTTTTCTGAAACGGATCAGATACAGATGATTAAGCAGACCTGGTTTGATCTGCAAGAAATACAACAAAAGAAGGAGGTTCTTTTTGAATCTTTGATATCGGAAAGCAATCCACCCGTGAATGTTCCTGACAGTACGATGAACAGGCTTGAGGAGTTAAAACAAGGAACTTATACACTTTCAAGAGAAATGATCCTGGGGAGTTCAAGCGTACTTCTTATGCTGAAACGCTATTCGCTGTGGGTTACAATATTGCTGGGAATTCTCATAGTGTTGATTGGGGTGATATATACAGTAAGAGGAATTAAGCAGATCAAAAGAGCCGATAATTTATTGCAAGAACGGGATTATCTTGCGCTGTTTCCGGAATTAAACCAGTACCCGGTATTCAATATATCCGCAAGCGGTGATCTCGGATTTATTAATCAATCTGCATTACAACTGTTTCCATCTTTGCAAAAGAAAGGCCTTAACCATCCCTTCCTGGAAAAACTAAAGAGTGAAATGTTCAATCTTTCAGAAAAATGGGGATCAACATCCATCAAAGAGATTAATACAGGCGGGAAATATTACCAGCAGGTGATCAATTTTATATCAAAAGAAAAGGGGATTCATGTTCACTCCATTGACATTACACAATTGAAGGAGGAGCAACTTAAACTTTCGGAGTCTCTGGAGGAAAAAAATATACTGCTTGCAGAAATTCATCACAGGGTAAAAAATAACATGGCAGTTATATCGGGACTTTTGGAACTGCAGGAGATGCTCGGTGACAGCCCTGAAACGGCACTTGCAGAGAGCCGGTCCAGGATTCAGTCTATGGCTATTGTCCATGAACTTCTGTATCAATCGGATTCATTTTCGGCCATTGATGCTGCACAGTATATCAACAAACTTGGAAATCACCTCCAGGTCAATTTTAGCAGAGTTCGGGAGGTTCACAGTGATGTTTTTATGGGTGATGATGCCACAATTAACATCAATCTGGCAGTACCTCTCGGGCTGCTGATCAATGAGATTGCCTATTACATATTTACGATAATTTCAGAGACTGAAGATAAGATTAGTATCCATTTGTCAATGAAGCAGATGGAGGATCAGTATTGTGTACAGATACAGGCATCAGGTAAACAGGTGAAAAACAATTTAAATGGCGATACCTCAAATCTGCGATTAAACCTGATTCAAAAACTACTCAAACAGATAGACGGACAATTGAAATATCCCGAATCCGATCATTTCACCATTCAAATAGTGTTTGATAGTACCATCAAAAAAGGATCAAACAGTGCATATCTCTAATCTTTTTATATATGAAATGGAGTAAAGTAATAATTAGCGGAATCCTGGCTACCTTTTCAATGGATGTTGCCATGAATGGTGCCATGTACTTTTTGGAAATGAACCCGACAAATATCCACCCGGCGGCAGCTTTTCTGTACAATCTCGGGGTTGAACAGTCGCAGTTAGCTACTTTACTGCACTACTGTTACGGAACACTTTGGTCTGTTGTATTCGTGTACACCTTTGAGGAGGATGTCTCTGAAAAACGGGGAATTCAGCTTGCTGGTGTTTTGTGGCTTTTTATGATGTTGGTTTACAGCCCGATTATCGGGTGGGGATTTTTTGGTATGGGCAATGCAAAACTGCTCACTGCAGAACATCCGCTCTATCTAACCTCTACGGGCGAGTACCTGTTTATGACACTTTTGGTGCACCTGGTGTACGGAACGGTTTTGGGATTTTTAAGCCGCAAATTTGTGATACAAAAGTAGGAGGTAAGATTATTTTTCCTTACTCCATCTATATTATGTAATCGAAATTAAATAAAAACAAAATAAACATGGATAGACTAAATAAACTTTCGGGTATTGCACACTGGCTTCCGCGATTTGCACTTGCGGCCATCTTTATCTATCACGGGTTCCCAAAAGTAGCTATGGCAGGAGAAGTGGCAGCTATGATGGGAATGCCCGTAGCAATGGTATTTATGCTTGGAGTGGTGGAAATTGGAGGCTCCTTACTACTTCTCTGGGGCGGAATAGGTCCCGAATGGGCTACAAGGCTTGCCGGAATACTCTTTACAGTTGTGATGATTGGTGCTATCGCCATGGTCCATGCCCAGTTTGGGTGGAACTCAATAAATATGGGTGATAATGGCGGACGAGGTATGGAGTTTCAAGTGCTTATAATAGCCACCTCTCTGCTTTACACTTTTAAAGGAAATGCACTTAACAAGAAAGTAACTGCATCACAAGCAGGCTGATAATTTTATGACTCCCATAAAGAGACAGGTGAGGGGATTTGATCATCCTCTCGCCTTTTTTAATAAGAAATGATTTATGGGAATAGACCGTAAATATCTTTTCGATGTGCTGCGCGGGCTAATTCGATTTTATTATCAGAAGGCTTTGCAAAACTATGACCGTCATCCTGAACATCGGGATCCCTCCGGGGGATTCAGGATCTCCTGATACTGGCTATAAAGACGAATGGAGAATCTGAATCGAGTTCAGATTGACGCATACCCACGGTTTTGCAAAGCCTTCTATCATTTAAAAAAAATCCGATTCTGTAATCCCCTGCCCGTAAACGGTATGCATTTTGCTTTCCTTAATGGATTTGATATTTGTAATTTTATCAAGAGAGGGTGCCTTTTTAATTTTTAAAACAGTCTTCTTAATCTTTTCTTTGGTGGGCTGGTTTTTAATTTTTTGAAGGTCTTTTTTGAATGATTCGAGATAGATTACTTGCATTTAACTATCAAGTATTTCCATGATCTCTTTTTCAGGAACTGTTTTTGTCCGATCAGCTTCATCTAAAAGTATTGACATACCAATATCTTCCATTTCTTCTGCAGTCAGAGTTTTTGATTCCAACCCCATCTTTTTTAGTAAGGCCAAATCTTTTTTGTTTTCACTTTTGATAATAAGAGCATCCATAATTTGAGCCTCAGCGTTTAATTTGATTTCAATAGATAACGCAAGATAACCCGTAACAATTTTGTTTCATGCAGATAATTATTCTCGAACAGCGATCCTTTTTATAAAAAATGAAGTTCATAAAATGTTAGAGAACTTATTTGGAGAGGTGTATTACTTCTGCTCAAATCCATCCCGAGAGCCTTTTTTGACGTAGAGATCGTTTCCAGAGTATCAAAATAAAAAACCCTTGCAATCCATAAGTAATTGAACTGCAAGGGTTTAGAGTACCTCGGGCCGGACTCGAACCGGCACTGGCATTTTGATGCCAATTAGATTTACAATGCTGTATCATCAATTCCTAACTGTTCATAATGAGCAGATTTTTTATTCAAGGAAGCGATTCATGGGAATAGATTGTAGATCTCTTTCGAATTTCCAATAGTTATAGTTATAAATCGATTCCAAAAATAGAGAACAAGGTTATTCATGTTCCGGTTGATGCGTCAATCTTAAAGTAATTTGAGAGATCTTTCCCTTTAAATTCGCATAAAAGG
The Balneolaceae bacterium genome window above contains:
- a CDS encoding sensor histidine kinase, which translates into the protein MKKIREGDYSVKKYVAVVSAFIVAASLLVVLTTFAINMLTATGDLNRLMVQWAQNNSNNDSLIVDYLETGDQSSLLAYESSKSAQKEVENVIDELMTDQPKANIVFSVFSSDEIHPNEINGLIRIFTLFSETDQIQMIKQTWFDLQEIQQKKEVLFESLISESNPPVNVPDSTMNRLEELKQGTYTLSREMILGSSSVLLMLKRYSLWVTILLGILIVLIGVIYTVRGIKQIKRADNLLQERDYLALFPELNQYPVFNISASGDLGFINQSALQLFPSLQKKGLNHPFLEKLKSEMFNLSEKWGSTSIKEINTGGKYYQQVINFISKEKGIHVHSIDITQLKEEQLKLSESLEEKNILLAEIHHRVKNNMAVISGLLELQEMLGDSPETALAESRSRIQSMAIVHELLYQSDSFSAIDAAQYINKLGNHLQVNFSRVREVHSDVFMGDDATININLAVPLGLLINEIAYYIFTIISETEDKISIHLSMKQMEDQYCVQIQASGKQVKNNLNGDTSNLRLNLIQKLLKQIDGQLKYPESDHFTIQIVFDSTIKKGSNSAYL
- a CDS encoding DoxX family protein, with amino-acid sequence MDRLNKLSGIAHWLPRFALAAIFIYHGFPKVAMAGEVAAMMGMPVAMVFMLGVVEIGGSLLLLWGGIGPEWATRLAGILFTVVMIGAIAMVHAQFGWNSINMGDNGGRGMEFQVLIIATSLLYTFKGNALNKKVTASQAG